Proteins encoded in a region of the Synechococcus sp. BIOS-U3-1 genome:
- a CDS encoding DEAD/DEAH box helicase — MSLLHATWLPAIRTPSSSGRAALLVWADTWRVAEPMGPGATPAIHPFALSPEELRALLTARDLLPDGIIDATACLTLPSRSVKAKRKRSAPAETPSEDDPPWCGLPLQAGEPIPKTTEWWPWQVQGLAIEPMAATEWLAKLPLSGRHPDLADELRWWSHMQRWALSLVARGRWLPQVELSKGEGYPHRARWVPLLNREEDRRRLEDLAAGLPLVATCALPWREPTGRRSNRMTRLRPEAMRAANPVACCRPRSGRLRVATLLEDLLDAQLRKGFSPDQDGLDPLLYAWEDALSSETGVINLNDEDAERLATASHHWREGVAGNVAPARACLELATPSEGEELWPLRFFLQAESDPTLKLPASAAWAAGPRGLQLGEIPVEHPSEVLLEGMGRALTVFAPIERGLESATPEAMQLTPAEAFVLVRTAARQLRDVGVGVDLPPSLSGGLASRLGLAIKAELLERSRGFTLGESLDWSWELMIGGVTLTLRELERLSGKRSPLVRHKGAWIELRPNDLKNAERFCSANPELSLDDALRLTATEGDTLMRLPVHAFDAGPRLQGVLEQYHQQKSPDPLPAPEGFCGQLRPYQERGLGWLAFLHRFDQGACLADDMGLGKTIQLLAFLQHLKVEQELKKPVLLVPPTSVLTNWKREAAAFTPELNVHEHYGPKRPTTLAALKKTLKDVDLVLTSYGLVQRDIELLESFDWQGTVIDEAQAIKNPSAKQSQATRDLARTHKGTRFRIALTGTPVENRVSELWALMDFLNPRVLGEEEFFRQRYRMPIERYGDMSSLRDLKSRVGPFILRRLKTDKAIISDLPEKVELSEWVGLSKEQKSLYAKTVEDTLDAIARAPRGKRHGQVLGLLTRLKQICNHPALALKEKDASEDFLQRSAKLQRLEEILEEVIEAGDRALLFTQFAEWGTLLREYLQRRWRSEVPFLSGSTSKTERQAMVDRFQEDPRGPQLFLLSLKAGGVGLNLTRASHVFHIDRWWNPAVENQATDRAYRIGQTNRVMVHKFITSGSVEEKIDRMIREKSRLAEDIVGSGEEWLGGLEMGQLKELVSLEDNPS; from the coding sequence ATGAGCCTGCTGCACGCCACCTGGCTTCCGGCCATTCGTACTCCCAGCAGCTCCGGTCGAGCTGCTCTACTCGTGTGGGCTGACACCTGGCGTGTGGCCGAGCCGATGGGACCAGGCGCCACCCCAGCAATTCATCCCTTCGCCCTCAGCCCCGAGGAGCTTCGGGCCCTGCTCACGGCTCGTGACCTGCTGCCGGATGGAATCATCGACGCCACGGCCTGTCTCACACTGCCCAGTCGCAGCGTCAAAGCGAAACGCAAACGCTCTGCCCCAGCCGAAACGCCCTCCGAGGACGATCCGCCGTGGTGCGGTCTACCGCTCCAAGCCGGTGAACCGATTCCAAAAACCACTGAATGGTGGCCCTGGCAGGTTCAGGGCCTGGCCATCGAACCAATGGCCGCCACCGAGTGGCTGGCCAAGCTGCCGCTTTCAGGTCGTCATCCGGATCTGGCTGATGAGCTGCGCTGGTGGAGCCACATGCAGCGCTGGGCCCTGAGCCTGGTGGCACGAGGTCGTTGGCTGCCCCAGGTGGAACTGAGCAAAGGAGAGGGCTACCCCCACCGAGCTCGCTGGGTGCCCCTGCTCAATCGAGAGGAAGACCGTCGCCGCCTGGAGGATCTGGCAGCAGGCCTGCCCCTAGTTGCCACCTGCGCCCTGCCCTGGCGTGAACCGACCGGCCGACGCAGCAACCGAATGACACGGCTGCGTCCGGAGGCGATGCGAGCGGCCAATCCCGTGGCCTGCTGTCGACCCCGCAGCGGCCGACTGCGCGTGGCCACCCTGCTGGAAGACCTGCTGGATGCTCAACTGCGCAAAGGTTTCAGCCCTGATCAGGACGGCCTGGACCCACTGCTCTACGCCTGGGAAGACGCTCTCAGCTCAGAAACCGGCGTGATCAACCTCAATGATGAGGATGCCGAGCGTCTGGCCACCGCAAGCCACCACTGGCGAGAGGGCGTGGCCGGCAATGTCGCTCCAGCACGAGCCTGCCTTGAACTGGCCACGCCGTCCGAGGGTGAGGAACTCTGGCCCCTGCGCTTCTTCCTGCAGGCGGAGTCGGACCCCACACTGAAACTTCCGGCCAGTGCTGCATGGGCTGCAGGCCCCCGGGGTCTTCAGCTGGGAGAGATTCCCGTGGAGCATCCGAGCGAAGTGCTTCTGGAAGGCATGGGCCGGGCTTTGACGGTGTTCGCACCGATCGAGCGGGGCCTAGAAAGCGCAACACCGGAAGCGATGCAGCTCACCCCTGCCGAAGCCTTCGTGTTGGTGCGCACGGCAGCACGCCAACTTCGTGATGTGGGAGTGGGAGTCGATCTGCCGCCGAGCCTTTCAGGTGGGCTGGCCAGCCGACTGGGGTTGGCGATCAAAGCGGAACTCCTCGAACGTTCGCGCGGCTTCACCCTGGGTGAGAGCCTCGACTGGAGCTGGGAACTGATGATCGGCGGCGTGACGCTCACCCTGCGCGAACTGGAACGTCTGAGTGGTAAGCGCAGCCCGCTGGTGCGTCACAAGGGAGCATGGATCGAACTTCGGCCCAATGACCTCAAGAACGCTGAACGCTTCTGCAGCGCCAATCCAGAGCTCAGCCTCGACGATGCCCTACGGCTGACCGCCACCGAGGGCGACACGCTGATGCGTCTGCCCGTGCACGCCTTCGATGCCGGACCCCGGCTTCAGGGGGTCCTTGAGCAGTACCACCAGCAGAAATCACCGGATCCACTGCCAGCACCTGAAGGTTTCTGTGGGCAACTACGGCCTTATCAGGAACGTGGGCTGGGCTGGCTCGCCTTCCTGCACCGATTCGACCAGGGTGCCTGTCTGGCCGATGACATGGGGCTGGGCAAAACAATCCAGCTCCTCGCCTTCCTGCAACACCTCAAGGTGGAACAGGAACTGAAAAAACCAGTGCTGCTGGTGCCCCCCACATCAGTGCTGACCAACTGGAAACGGGAGGCAGCAGCCTTCACGCCTGAGCTCAATGTGCATGAGCACTACGGCCCCAAACGGCCCACCACTCTGGCTGCTCTTAAAAAAACTCTGAAGGATGTTGACCTGGTTCTCACCAGTTATGGACTGGTGCAGCGGGACATTGAGCTGCTGGAGAGTTTCGACTGGCAGGGAACGGTGATCGACGAGGCGCAGGCCATCAAGAATCCCTCTGCCAAACAGAGCCAAGCCACGCGCGATCTGGCCCGCACCCACAAGGGCACCCGCTTCCGCATCGCCCTCACCGGTACGCCGGTGGAGAACAGGGTGAGTGAATTGTGGGCACTGATGGATTTCCTCAACCCCAGAGTTCTGGGTGAGGAGGAATTCTTCCGCCAGCGCTATCGAATGCCAATCGAGCGCTACGGCGACATGTCATCTCTGCGTGATCTCAAGTCGCGGGTGGGACCCTTCATCCTCAGGCGCTTGAAGACCGACAAGGCGATCATCTCTGATCTGCCGGAGAAGGTGGAACTCAGCGAATGGGTCGGGCTCAGCAAGGAACAGAAATCTCTCTATGCCAAGACTGTCGAGGACACCCTTGACGCCATCGCCCGTGCTCCGAGGGGTAAACGCCACGGACAGGTCCTGGGACTGCTGACCCGCCTCAAACAGATCTGCAACCATCCCGCCCTCGCTCTGAAGGAGAAGGACGCCAGCGAGGATTTCCTGCAGCGTTCCGCAAAGCTGCAACGGCTCGAAGAGATCCTGGAGGAAGTGATCGAGGCCGGCGACCGCGCTCTGCTCTTTACCCAGTTTGCGGAATGGGGAACGTTGCTGAGGGAGTATCTGCAACGTCGCTGGCGCAGCGAGGTGCCCTTCCTCAGCGGCAGCACCAGCAAAACGGAGCGGCAGGCCATGGTCGATCGCTTTCAGGAAGATCCCCGCGGACCACAGCTATTCCTGCTCTCACTCAAGGCCGGTGGCGTGGGCCTCAACCTCACCCGTGCAAGCC